One Paraburkholderia dioscoreae DNA segment encodes these proteins:
- a CDS encoding type VI secretion system Vgr family protein: MTVNDLATVLGAGMDQSRRLLKLDTALGGNTLVPVRVVGTSRIGRNYDFTVDVASLKDSIELKSLIAKPVTLWTQQTDSSYLPRHGYVHTARFLGSDGSVQLYQISFSSWLHFLKFRSDARIFQDKTAEDIISAVFSEHPQSSGAYRFDLRNQLPPRSFCVQYEDDWNFVHRIMEAEGLFGYFEQADDGKAHTLVITDDLFTVKALAPQDVSFYRAGAGSETDAIVQWGGARTLQSVSYTTRTFDYKNPTFNKELSTPTVDKQGDLPDQAEVYEYTGAYTYGDSARGDTLSKTRMEEWESRAKRFFATGSVRRADVGRWFQLEGATALASDSAENRQFAILAVTWYIENNLPVSTGTQFRHSLQSQLAEARSYHAGSSDVFNVKDALGGEGFFLVELETQRRTVPFRSPFEHRKPLMHTQTATVVGPNQEEVFTDSLNRVKVLMHWDRQNGGDEKASCWLRVMSPNAGGTLGGVFVPRVGHEVGIVYLDGDCDRPVVSGSLFNGQQTPQWHSNGLLSGYKSKEFQGTGYNQLVMDDSTGQNRAQLFSSTSQSYLHLGYLIDQQGNTRGSYLGTGFDLKTDSYGAVRASQGMYLSTYAKVGTSSQPLDVKEAHQHLVDSGGVVERRSEVATGSQAEGLQDAQDTINDFAAATQSARQANSGGGNTAGGGTGEANGFAQPVMLLASPSGIGLSTQKSIQAAATEHVNIVSGASTHIAASKSLIASVGEKLSLFVQNSGMKLFAGKGKVELQAQSDNVEITADRTVKVVSTSDAVNVMADKEIKLMAGGATIRLAGGNIYVHAPGLVEIKGTQHSFQGPASENAATQLPVTEACAQKFASASQAGAAIVD, translated from the coding sequence ATGACGGTAAATGACCTGGCAACGGTGCTGGGCGCGGGGATGGACCAATCTCGACGCTTGTTGAAGCTGGATACTGCGTTGGGCGGAAATACGCTGGTGCCAGTCCGCGTGGTCGGCACTTCACGCATTGGACGCAACTACGACTTCACTGTCGATGTCGCTTCCCTAAAAGATTCTATCGAGCTCAAATCCCTCATCGCGAAACCGGTGACGCTCTGGACTCAACAGACTGACTCGTCGTATTTACCGCGTCATGGCTACGTTCATACTGCGCGATTTCTGGGCTCCGACGGCAGCGTTCAGCTTTACCAGATTAGCTTTTCGTCGTGGTTGCACTTCCTGAAATTTCGCAGCGACGCGCGGATATTTCAGGACAAGACGGCAGAGGACATAATCTCGGCGGTATTCAGCGAGCATCCCCAGTCAAGCGGCGCTTATCGCTTTGACCTCCGTAACCAGCTACCTCCGCGGTCGTTCTGCGTTCAATATGAAGACGACTGGAACTTCGTGCATCGGATTATGGAAGCGGAAGGTCTCTTCGGCTATTTTGAACAGGCGGATGACGGCAAAGCGCACACGCTGGTCATCACGGACGACCTCTTCACCGTTAAAGCCCTTGCTCCGCAAGACGTGTCGTTTTATCGTGCAGGCGCTGGAAGTGAAACAGATGCGATAGTCCAGTGGGGCGGAGCGCGCACGTTGCAGAGCGTGAGCTACACCACGCGCACATTCGACTATAAGAATCCAACCTTCAATAAAGAGCTGTCCACGCCGACAGTTGACAAGCAAGGCGACCTGCCCGACCAGGCCGAGGTCTACGAGTACACAGGCGCATATACCTACGGCGACAGTGCTCGTGGCGACACTTTGTCAAAAACTCGGATGGAAGAATGGGAGTCCCGCGCGAAGCGCTTCTTTGCGACGGGCAGCGTACGGCGAGCCGATGTGGGACGCTGGTTCCAGCTCGAGGGCGCTACCGCTCTCGCATCCGACAGTGCGGAAAATCGTCAGTTTGCGATTCTGGCCGTCACCTGGTACATCGAGAACAACCTGCCCGTTTCGACGGGAACACAGTTCCGCCACAGCCTCCAGTCACAACTTGCTGAAGCTCGCTCATATCACGCGGGTTCGTCCGACGTCTTCAATGTAAAGGACGCGTTGGGTGGCGAAGGTTTCTTCCTCGTCGAACTGGAAACGCAGCGACGCACCGTTCCGTTCCGCAGTCCCTTTGAACACCGTAAGCCCCTGATGCATACCCAGACCGCGACGGTGGTCGGTCCGAATCAGGAGGAAGTTTTCACGGACAGTCTTAATCGAGTCAAGGTGCTGATGCACTGGGACCGGCAGAACGGCGGCGATGAAAAGGCTTCCTGCTGGCTACGCGTCATGTCACCGAATGCCGGCGGGACGCTCGGCGGCGTATTTGTCCCGCGTGTGGGACATGAAGTGGGAATCGTCTACCTGGACGGCGATTGTGACCGCCCGGTCGTCAGCGGAAGCCTGTTCAACGGACAGCAGACGCCGCAATGGCACTCCAACGGCTTGCTCTCGGGTTACAAGTCCAAGGAATTCCAGGGCACAGGCTACAACCAGCTTGTCATGGACGATTCGACGGGCCAGAACCGGGCGCAGCTTTTCAGCAGCACGTCCCAAAGCTATTTGCATCTCGGCTACCTCATTGACCAGCAAGGCAATACGCGCGGCAGCTATCTCGGGACTGGCTTCGACCTGAAGACCGATTCGTACGGCGCTGTGCGCGCTTCGCAGGGTATGTACCTCTCGACGTACGCGAAGGTCGGCACGTCGAGCCAGCCGCTCGATGTCAAGGAGGCACACCAGCACCTCGTCGACTCGGGCGGTGTCGTTGAGCGACGCTCCGAAGTCGCAACAGGCAGTCAGGCCGAAGGCTTGCAGGATGCTCAGGACACCATCAACGATTTCGCAGCCGCGACGCAGAGCGCGCGGCAGGCAAACTCGGGGGGCGGCAACACGGCCGGCGGTGGAACTGGCGAGGCGAATGGATTCGCTCAGCCCGTGATGCTGCTCGCCAGCCCCTCCGGTATCGGCCTTTCGACGCAGAAATCCATCCAGGCCGCGGCGACGGAGCACGTCAACATCGTGAGTGGCGCCAGCACGCACATTGCGGCGTCCAAGTCACTCATCGCAAGCGTGGGCGAAAAACTCAGTCTCTTCGTGCAGAACTCGGGCATGAAGCTCTTCGCAGGCAAAGGAAAGGTCGAGCTGCAGGCCCAGTCCGATAACGTCGAGATTACGGCCGACAGGACTGTAAAGGTTGTGTCGACTTCTGATGCCGTCAATGTGATGGCAGACAAGGAAATCAAACTGATGGCGGGTGGTGCAACGATTCGCCTGGCTGGGGGCAACATCTATGTGCATGCGCCCGGCCTGGTCGAAATCAAAGGTACCCAGCATTCTTTCCAGGGCCCGGCGAGTGAGAATGCCGCAACACAACTGCCCGTGACTGAGGCGTGTGCGCAGAAATTTGCTTCTGCCTCGCAGGCCGGTGCGGCCATTGTCGACTAG
- a CDS encoding C1 family peptidase: protein MIEVEVNHSERLGPPRNQGRRPTCLAFTTSDLNAFANATAHLSVEFLCHHAANAEESWEPGDGFTIEQVFTAVASPGQPEEDIYPYRADSHDAPLQAPPSGLVPLYRSPSKTRALALSEVTALVRQGRAVGVVVAVTKSLFYPRDGIVELDPYVIPDQFHAMVAVGVGTHRLTNETHIHLRNSWGAGWGHQGHAWVPERHLQLHMQEGFSV, encoded by the coding sequence ATGATTGAAGTTGAAGTAAATCATTCGGAGCGCCTCGGGCCGCCGCGCAATCAAGGTAGGCGACCAACATGCTTGGCGTTCACGACATCAGATTTAAATGCGTTCGCCAATGCGACTGCGCATCTTAGCGTCGAGTTCCTGTGCCACCATGCGGCTAACGCCGAGGAAAGTTGGGAGCCTGGCGATGGTTTCACAATAGAGCAGGTCTTTACGGCAGTCGCGAGCCCCGGACAGCCGGAAGAAGACATCTACCCGTATCGGGCGGATTCACACGACGCGCCGCTTCAAGCTCCGCCTAGCGGTTTGGTGCCGCTCTATCGAAGCCCGTCAAAGACGCGCGCCTTGGCACTCTCTGAAGTTACAGCTTTAGTCCGTCAGGGTCGCGCCGTGGGCGTGGTGGTAGCAGTCACCAAGTCGTTGTTTTATCCGAGAGATGGTATTGTCGAACTCGACCCGTATGTCATTCCGGACCAGTTTCATGCGATGGTCGCCGTGGGCGTCGGCACACATCGCCTGACCAACGAAACGCATATTCATCTCCGGAACTCCTGGGGAGCCGGATGGGGTCATCAGGGGCATGCTTGGGTGCCGGAAAGGCATCTTCAGTTGCACATGCAAGAGGGATTCTCGGTATAA
- a CDS encoding ImmA/IrrE family metallo-endopeptidase codes for MARDDLLQAGRRAAEVLDEFRAKDRIKDGYTRVDPTQLASEAEVTVMFRPLEKLLGGFLREDGEAGILVNVLRPRGLMHMTCAHELGHYFLGHESNTDETVDIGTNAELVEQQANQFAYSLLAPRWLVIAIMRLKGWSKEHLNDPSIVYQLSLRLGTSFEAMTWSLVRLGLLSSLSATRTLGQKPKALKLAALNIDDASAKVPSDVWILDKTDKDRIIEPASADRFVVDLPNHAAAGHLWTVDELRCEGFTLEPFVQDARIVSKRGAGPLRVGGLGTGSTMRYALTPTIDFSSDSTIEHNRRSAISVHETAPWARESESHDSLSFSAEFDDVNGGLSRPERARRLNSVRSIE; via the coding sequence ATGGCGCGTGACGACTTGTTGCAGGCTGGGCGCCGAGCCGCTGAAGTTCTGGACGAATTCCGCGCGAAGGACCGTATTAAGGATGGCTACACGCGGGTTGACCCGACTCAGTTAGCCAGCGAGGCTGAGGTAACGGTGATGTTCCGACCGCTGGAAAAGCTTCTTGGTGGCTTTCTTCGTGAGGATGGTGAGGCGGGGATATTGGTCAACGTGCTACGGCCCCGCGGACTTATGCACATGACATGCGCACATGAGCTGGGTCACTACTTTCTCGGACATGAGAGTAACACTGATGAGACGGTAGACATCGGGACAAACGCCGAACTTGTCGAGCAGCAGGCGAACCAGTTTGCCTATTCACTGCTCGCACCCCGCTGGCTTGTTATTGCCATCATGAGACTGAAGGGGTGGTCTAAGGAACATCTTAACGACCCGTCAATTGTCTATCAGCTTTCCCTTCGGCTGGGCACGAGCTTCGAAGCAATGACCTGGTCTCTCGTTCGCCTTGGATTGCTGTCTTCGCTCTCAGCAACTCGCACGCTTGGGCAGAAGCCGAAAGCGCTGAAGCTTGCTGCTTTGAACATTGACGACGCTTCCGCCAAGGTGCCTAGCGACGTGTGGATTCTTGATAAGACTGACAAAGACCGAATTATAGAACCTGCCTCGGCCGACCGTTTCGTGGTTGACTTGCCCAATCATGCGGCGGCAGGTCATTTGTGGACCGTCGATGAGTTGCGTTGTGAAGGGTTTACGCTTGAGCCGTTCGTCCAAGATGCGCGCATTGTCTCCAAGCGTGGAGCCGGGCCTCTCCGAGTGGGAGGACTGGGCACCGGTAGTACGATGAGATACGCGCTTACGCCGACAATCGACTTCAGCAGCGACTCCACGATTGAGCACAACAGGCGCTCTGCGATTTCGGTTCATGAGACGGCACCGTGGGCCCGCGAGTCCGAGAGTCACGATTCGCTTTCTTTCAGCGCCGAATTTGACGACGTCAACGGTGGGTTGTCGAGACCTGAGCGCGCACGCAGACTGAACAGCGTTCGGAGTATCGAATGA
- a CDS encoding uracil-DNA glycosylase, with protein sequence MTPRSFVAALSEIGLEGVFNPYRNRCEVHDLADAPAVRRRNLRNYLSAIEQLGVDTIWMGRDLGYRGGRRTGLALTDERRLDAVALSYPGAAANKATRGPVVAERTAAEIWAILERLERRPLLWNVFPFHPHEAGDALTNRKFTARELAAVSELNDALFKWLKIRRIICIGQDAATYAKAFGVTVECVRHPSYGGVSEFRRGMQEIYGDSLAPSVSATQATLF encoded by the coding sequence ATGACTCCTCGTTCATTCGTTGCCGCGCTGTCCGAAATCGGATTGGAAGGCGTATTCAATCCCTACAGGAATCGCTGCGAGGTCCACGACCTCGCAGACGCCCCTGCCGTCCGCCGCAGAAACCTTCGCAACTACCTTAGCGCAATCGAGCAGCTCGGCGTGGATACGATTTGGATGGGTCGCGACCTTGGCTATCGAGGCGGCCGACGCACTGGACTGGCGTTGACAGATGAGCGACGGCTCGACGCGGTTGCGCTGTCATATCCGGGCGCCGCTGCCAACAAAGCAACTAGGGGACCTGTTGTCGCCGAGAGGACCGCCGCTGAGATTTGGGCAATCTTGGAGCGCCTAGAGCGGCGTCCCCTTTTGTGGAACGTCTTCCCATTCCATCCGCATGAAGCCGGGGATGCGCTGACAAACCGGAAGTTCACGGCAAGAGAGTTGGCCGCCGTATCCGAACTGAATGACGCGCTCTTCAAATGGCTAAAAATACGCAGAATCATCTGCATCGGTCAGGATGCCGCCACGTATGCCAAAGCGTTCGGCGTCACCGTCGAGTGTGTTCGTCATCCGAGTTACGGGGGTGTTTCGGAATTTCGCCGAGGCATGCAGGAAATATACGGAGACAGCTTGGCACCATCTGTCTCCGCAACGCAAGCAACACTATTTTGA
- the dnaA gene encoding chromosomal replication initiator protein DnaA: protein MYERSKLNPVLTFDNFVTGKANQLARAAAIQVADNPGISYNPLFLYGGVGLGKTHLIHAIGNQLLMDKAGARIRYIHAEQYVSDVVKAYQRKAFDDFKRYYHSLDLLLIDDIQFFSGKSRTQEEFFYAFEALVANKAQVIITSDTYPKEISGIDDRLISRFDSGLTVAIEPPELEMRVAILMRKAQSEFVSLNEDVAFFVAKHLRSNVRELEGALRKILAYSKFHGREITIEVTKEALKDLLTVQNRQISVENIQKTTADFYSIKVADMYSKKRPANIARPRQIAMYLAKELTQKSLPEIGELFGGRDHTTVLHAVRKIADERSKDAQLNHELHVLEQTLKG from the coding sequence ATGTACGAGCGCTCCAAACTGAACCCGGTTCTGACGTTCGACAACTTCGTGACCGGTAAGGCCAACCAGTTGGCGCGCGCCGCGGCGATTCAGGTCGCCGACAATCCCGGCATCTCGTACAACCCGCTGTTTCTGTATGGCGGCGTGGGCCTGGGCAAGACCCACCTGATCCACGCGATCGGCAACCAGCTTCTGATGGACAAGGCGGGTGCGCGGATTCGCTACATCCACGCGGAACAATACGTGTCCGACGTGGTGAAGGCTTACCAGCGCAAGGCGTTCGACGACTTCAAGCGCTACTACCACTCGCTCGACCTGCTGCTGATCGACGATATCCAATTTTTCTCGGGCAAGTCGCGTACACAAGAGGAATTCTTCTACGCATTCGAAGCGCTGGTCGCCAACAAAGCGCAGGTGATCATCACCAGCGACACGTATCCGAAGGAAATTTCGGGTATCGACGACCGCCTGATCTCCCGCTTCGACTCTGGCCTGACCGTGGCGATCGAGCCGCCCGAGCTGGAAATGCGCGTCGCGATTCTGATGCGCAAGGCGCAATCGGAGTTCGTGAGCCTGAATGAAGACGTCGCGTTCTTCGTCGCGAAACACTTGCGGTCGAACGTGCGTGAACTCGAAGGCGCGCTGCGCAAGATCCTCGCGTATTCGAAGTTCCACGGCCGCGAAATCACGATCGAAGTGACAAAAGAAGCGCTGAAAGACCTGCTGACGGTACAGAACCGGCAGATTTCGGTGGAAAACATCCAGAAGACCACGGCTGACTTCTACAGCATCAAGGTCGCGGACATGTATTCGAAGAAGCGTCCGGCGAACATCGCGCGGCCGCGGCAAATCGCGATGTATCTGGCGAAGGAGCTGACCCAGAAGAGCTTGCCGGAAATCGGCGAGCTGTTCGGCGGCCGCGACCACACCACGGTGCTGCACGCAGTGCGCAAAATTGCCGACGAGCGCAGCAAGGACGCGCAACTGAACCACGAATTGCACGTGCTGGAGCAGACGCTGAAAGGCTGA
- the dnaN gene encoding DNA polymerase III subunit beta yields the protein MQLVKTERDNLLRPLQTVSGIVERRHTLPILANLLITKNGPDVSFLSTDLELQITTRADFGVGGDSVATTVAARKLLDILRAMPDGQVTLTLNDKRLTVQSGKSRFALQTLAADEFPTVAQAKDYGANLVVPQKTFRQLLGMVHFSMAQQDIRYYLNGMLLVVDGDQLMAVATDGHRLAFSSMKIEGSFQRQEVIIPRKTILELQRLLEDIDDTLKIDIAQTQVKFTFGQVELVSKLVEGKFPDFQRVIPKSHKNQFVIGREELQRSLQRAAILTSDKFKGVRCIIEPGQLKIMSTNADQEEAQEELEIAYDGDSVDIGFNVTYLLDVLANLKVDTLQVSLGDASSSALITIPENDEFKYVVMPMRI from the coding sequence ATGCAACTGGTCAAGACCGAACGCGATAACCTCCTCAGGCCGCTGCAAACTGTGAGCGGCATCGTCGAACGCCGCCATACGTTGCCGATCCTCGCCAATTTGCTGATTACCAAGAACGGCCCGGACGTGTCGTTCCTGTCGACCGACCTCGAGTTGCAGATCACCACGCGTGCCGATTTCGGCGTAGGCGGCGATTCGGTGGCGACCACGGTGGCAGCGAGAAAGCTCCTCGACATTCTGCGCGCCATGCCCGACGGGCAGGTCACGCTCACGCTGAACGACAAGCGTCTGACCGTGCAATCCGGCAAGAGCCGCTTTGCGCTGCAAACGCTCGCCGCGGACGAATTCCCGACGGTCGCGCAAGCTAAAGACTACGGCGCGAACCTCGTGGTTCCCCAGAAGACGTTCCGCCAGTTGCTCGGCATGGTCCATTTTTCGATGGCCCAGCAGGACATCCGCTACTACCTGAACGGCATGCTGCTGGTGGTGGACGGCGACCAGCTGATGGCGGTCGCAACGGACGGCCACCGTCTGGCGTTCTCGTCCATGAAGATCGAAGGCTCGTTCCAGCGTCAGGAAGTGATCATTCCGCGCAAGACGATTCTGGAACTCCAGCGTCTGCTGGAAGACATCGACGACACGCTGAAGATCGACATCGCGCAGACGCAGGTCAAGTTCACGTTCGGCCAGGTCGAACTGGTGTCGAAGCTGGTGGAAGGCAAATTCCCCGACTTCCAGCGCGTGATTCCGAAGTCGCACAAGAATCAGTTCGTGATCGGCCGTGAAGAACTGCAGCGCTCGCTGCAACGCGCCGCGATTCTGACCTCGGACAAATTCAAGGGCGTGCGCTGCATCATCGAGCCGGGCCAGTTGAAGATCATGTCGACCAACGCCGATCAGGAAGAGGCGCAGGAAGAACTGGAAATCGCATACGACGGCGACAGCGTCGATATCGGGTTCAACGTCACGTATCTGCTCGACGTGCTCGCGAACCTGAAGGTCGACACGTTGCAAGTGAGCCTGGGCGACGCCAGCTCCAGCGCGTTGATCACGATTCCCGAGAACGACGAATTCAAATACGTCGTGATGCCGATGCGCATCTAA
- the gyrB gene encoding DNA topoisomerase (ATP-hydrolyzing) subunit B: protein MTETNNSQPDNSYGASSIQILEGLEAVRKRPGMYIGDTSDGTGLHHLVFEVLDNSIDEALAGHCNDIQVIIHADNSISITDNGRGVPTGLKMDDKHDPKRSAAEIVMTELHAGGKFDQNSYKVSGGLHGVGVSCVNALSAWLRLTIRRDGKKHFMEFHRGVPQNRIIEEIDGVAVSPIQVTGETENRGTEVHFLADETIFGNIEYHYDILAKRIRELSFLNNGVRIRLTDQRTGKEEDFAFVGGVKGFVEYINKNKSVLHPNIFHISGEKDGVGVEVAMQWNDSYNENVLCFTNNIPQRDGGTHLTGLRAAMTRVLNKYINDHEVAKKAKVETSGDDMREGLSCVLSVKVPEPKFSAQTKDKLVSSEVRAPVEDVVAKALEEFLLETPNDAKIICSKIVDAARARDAARKAREMTRRKGVLDGVGLPGKLADCQEKDPAKSEIYIVEGDSAGGSAKQGRDRKFQAILPLRGKVLNVEKARYDKLLSSEQIVTLITALGCGIGKEDYNLDKLRYHRIIIMTDADVDGAHIRTLLLTFFYRQMPEMIERGYIYIAQPPLFKIKAGKDERYLKDEAEVNAHILKLALQGSELLASEGATPITGDALGELARAYLLAQAVVNRLSRLYDAGALEAVMDGIAIDLSSEEAADASAKALEAKLRDDPLKPEVKVTTMYDPVRELRSLRVARTHHGNQKISVLDQDFQLTADYQQLINTANTFKGLIGTGAVIKRGERSMAVTDFKSAMKWLLADAERNISKQRYKGLGEMNPGQLWETTMDPTVRRLLRVQIEDAIAADGIFTTLMGDDVEPRRAFIESNALRAGNIDV, encoded by the coding sequence ATGACTGAAACGAACAATTCGCAACCCGACAACAGCTACGGCGCATCCTCGATTCAGATCCTCGAAGGTCTGGAGGCGGTGCGCAAGCGGCCCGGGATGTACATCGGGGATACATCGGACGGGACCGGTCTGCATCACCTCGTATTCGAAGTGCTGGACAACTCCATCGACGAAGCGTTGGCGGGGCATTGCAACGACATCCAGGTGATCATTCACGCGGATAACTCCATTTCCATCACTGACAACGGCCGCGGCGTGCCGACCGGTCTGAAGATGGACGACAAGCATGATCCGAAGCGCAGCGCCGCTGAAATCGTGATGACCGAGTTGCACGCCGGCGGCAAGTTCGACCAGAACAGCTACAAGGTGTCCGGCGGCCTGCACGGCGTGGGCGTGTCATGCGTGAATGCGCTGTCGGCGTGGCTGCGTTTGACCATTCGCCGCGACGGCAAGAAGCACTTCATGGAATTCCACCGTGGCGTGCCGCAGAACCGCATTATCGAAGAGATCGACGGCGTGGCCGTTTCGCCGATTCAGGTCACCGGCGAGACCGAGAACCGCGGCACCGAAGTGCACTTTCTCGCCGACGAGACGATTTTCGGCAACATCGAATATCACTACGACATTCTGGCCAAGCGGATTCGCGAACTGTCGTTTCTGAATAACGGCGTGCGGATTCGCTTGACGGATCAGCGCACCGGCAAGGAAGAAGATTTCGCGTTCGTGGGCGGTGTGAAGGGCTTTGTCGAGTACATCAACAAGAACAAGTCCGTGCTGCACCCGAACATTTTCCACATCAGCGGCGAGAAAGACGGCGTGGGCGTGGAGGTGGCGATGCAGTGGAACGACAGCTACAACGAAAACGTGCTGTGCTTCACGAACAACATCCCGCAGCGCGACGGCGGCACCCACCTGACCGGGTTGCGGGCGGCAATGACGCGCGTGTTGAACAAGTACATCAACGATCACGAAGTCGCGAAGAAGGCGAAGGTTGAGACTTCTGGCGACGATATGCGTGAGGGATTGTCGTGTGTGCTGTCGGTGAAGGTGCCGGAGCCGAAGTTCAGCGCGCAGACGAAGGACAAGCTGGTGTCGTCGGAAGTGCGCGCGCCGGTGGAGGATGTGGTCGCGAAGGCGCTCGAAGAGTTTCTGCTCGAGACGCCGAATGACGCGAAGATCATTTGCAGCAAGATTGTGGATGCGGCGCGCGCGCGGGATGCGGCTCGGAAGGCGCGTGAGATGACGCGTCGGAAGGGTGTGCTCGACGGCGTGGGTCTGCCTGGGAAGTTGGCGGATTGCCAGGAGAAGGATCCGGCCAAGTCTGAGATTTATATCGTCGAGGGTGACTCGGCGGGCGGGTCGGCGAAGCAGGGGCGGGATCGGAAGTTTCAGGCGATTTTGCCGCTGCGCGGCAAGGTGCTGAATGTGGAGAAGGCAAGGTATGACAAGCTGCTTTCTTCGGAGCAGATTGTGACGCTGATTACTGCGCTGGGCTGTGGGATTGGTAAGGAGGACTACAACCTCGATAAGTTGCGTTATCACCGCATCATTATCATGACCGATGCTGACGTTGATGGTGCGCACATTCGTACGCTATTGTTGACGTTCTTCTATCGGCAGATGCCGGAGATGATCGAGCGTGGGTATATCTATATCGCGCAACCGCCCCTGTTCAAAATCAAGGCTGGGAAGGATGAGCGGTATTTGAAGGATGAGGCTGAGGTTAATGCTCACATTCTGAAACTGGCGTTGCAGGGGTCGGAGTTGTTGGCTTCGGAAGGGGCTACGCCGATTACTGGGGATGCGTTGGGGGAGTTGGCTCGGGCTTATTTGCTGGCGCAGGCTGTTGTTAATCGGTTGAGCCGGTTGTATGACGCTGGCGCGCTCGAGGCTGTGATGGATGGGATTGCGATCGATCTGTCCAGCGAGGAAGCGGCTGATGCGTCGGCTAAGGCTCTTGAGGCGAAGCTAAGGGATGATCCGTTGAAGCCTGAAGTTAAGGTTACGACGATGTATGACCCTGTGCGTGAATTGCGCTCGCTGCGGGTCGCGCGGACGCATCACGGGAATCAGAAGATTTCTGTGTTGGATCAGGATTTTCAACTCACTGCTGACTATCAGCAGCTGATCAATACCGCTAATACGTTTAAGGGGTTGATTGGGACTGGCGCTGTCATTAAACGTGGCGAGCGGAGTATGGCTGTTACTGACTTCAAGAGCGCTATGAAGTGGTTGTTGGCTGATGCTGAGCGCAATATCTCGAAGCAGCGCTACAAAGGCCTCGGCGAGATGAATCCTGGGCAGCTTTGGGAAACTACGATGGATCCGACCGTGCGTCGCCTTCTTCGTGTGCAGATCGAGGATGCTATTGCGGCTGATGGGATCTTTACTACGCTCATGGGGGATGATGTGGAGCCGCGTAGGGCTTTCATCGAGTCGAATGCATTGCGGGCGGGGAATATTGATGTTTAA
- a CDS encoding helix-turn-helix domain-containing protein — protein MSQEKPDSTDEQRLLLAQRLREAREYVGLSQEDVAAALGISRPAVTNIEAGTRKVEAVELDKLSQLYGKTVQYFLTGESQVQDTRVVFLARATHGLSDRDFEELGRFAEFLRSSGKSKRRGS, from the coding sequence ATGAGCCAAGAGAAGCCAGACTCGACTGATGAGCAACGGTTACTCCTAGCCCAGCGGCTACGCGAAGCCCGCGAGTACGTCGGGCTGTCGCAAGAGGATGTTGCCGCCGCTCTGGGAATCTCAAGACCAGCGGTGACGAACATTGAGGCCGGTACGCGCAAGGTTGAGGCCGTCGAGTTGGACAAGCTAAGCCAGCTCTACGGGAAAACCGTGCAGTACTTTCTCACAGGGGAATCGCAAGTTCAGGATACCCGGGTTGTCTTTCTGGCGCGTGCGACTCACGGGCTAAGCGACCGAGACTTCGAAGAGCTAGGTCGATTCGCCGAATTCTTGCGTAGCTCGGGAAAATCAAAACGACGAGGCTCGTAA
- a CDS encoding thymidylate synthase family protein, translating into MAILFDKQLRVVPTWLAAAKHLESSPNRTAMNLVLEITEPLAIADEDQAVMRRVDAALVAQDLTLRTVAGTIFPLPLYQRYGRPDFYEKYKAMLKRGKKQGTWGTYASRMIDRSSADGKTSINPLDMLVKRLRQDGQPMKQDGSVSSFTSAYELGVADPAADLDLDYDDLGGDVPTYNAAIDGRRWMGMPCLSHLSFKRVKEADGFAVHLTAMYRSHHYCARALGNLLGLAQLLSFVAKEAELKVGTLTCLSSHAVLDVETWGGVQRAQSVLGLTQSK; encoded by the coding sequence ATGGCCATTCTCTTCGATAAGCAATTGCGGGTAGTGCCGACATGGCTAGCTGCCGCCAAACATCTCGAGTCATCGCCAAATCGCACGGCGATGAACCTCGTACTTGAAATCACTGAACCACTCGCCATAGCGGACGAGGACCAGGCAGTAATGCGGCGAGTGGATGCTGCCCTAGTGGCACAAGACCTGACCCTTCGTACGGTCGCTGGCACCATCTTTCCGCTGCCCCTTTATCAGCGCTATGGCCGTCCTGATTTCTACGAGAAATACAAGGCCATGCTCAAGCGCGGTAAGAAGCAGGGTACGTGGGGTACTTATGCATCGAGAATGATTGACCGGAGCTCTGCGGATGGAAAGACGTCAATCAATCCTTTGGACATGCTCGTCAAACGACTGCGCCAAGACGGTCAGCCGATGAAGCAAGACGGCTCGGTCTCGTCATTTACGTCCGCATATGAGCTTGGTGTTGCGGACCCTGCGGCAGATTTGGACCTCGATTACGACGACTTGGGAGGCGATGTCCCGACCTACAACGCCGCGATAGACGGACGTCGATGGATGGGGATGCCTTGCCTCTCTCACCTCAGTTTCAAGCGTGTCAAGGAGGCCGACGGCTTCGCAGTGCATCTCACGGCAATGTACCGGTCACACCATTACTGTGCTCGGGCGCTCGGCAATCTTTTGGGCTTGGCCCAACTTCTTTCCTTTGTCGCGAAAGAGGCAGAATTGAAAGTCGGCACACTCACTTGCCTTTCGTCACATGCAGTGCTCGACGTCGAGACGTGGGGCGGCGTACAGCGAGCGCAGAGTGTTTTGGGCCTTACGCAGTCAAAATAG